A region of Emys orbicularis isolate rEmyOrb1 chromosome 20, rEmyOrb1.hap1, whole genome shotgun sequence DNA encodes the following proteins:
- the LOC135892562 gene encoding probable G-protein coupled receptor 33, giving the protein MDQGNTTLPPTTGTNSSQTPPSVSAALLVSAVLLFPTFLVGVVGNGLYLWVLGLKMRRTVTTLWFLSLVSSYLLLTLLIPFFIVSLLMGLHWVFGMAMCKLLNTCISVGMFTSVFLLTLISLDRYILTHHPIWSRNHRTVPRAGKLVVGVWLASFCLSTPYLAFRETQVVDGDRIICINNYTLSRDWNGAEMEDLGRRVHLTIFMVRFLLGFLLPFCTIAGCYVCIGLKMKEKKLAWVGKPFKVMVTAVVSFFLGWLPYHLYHGLKLYKKEVPESVMGALFVIYIFTSCFNACFTPILYLFVGEKFWQVFRTSLLTLVKAAFVDDLGSSAPEYSGRQENTKQEMA; this is encoded by the coding sequence ATGGACCAAGGCAACACGACTCTCCCACCAACCACTGGGACGAATTCCAGCCAGACCCCACCATCTGTGAGCGCCGCTCTCCTGGTCTCTGCAGTGTTGCTCTTCCCCACATTCCTGGTGGGTGTGGTGGGGAACGGGTTGTACCTGTGGGTGCTGGGACTGAAGATGAGAAGGACGGTGACCACGCTCTGGTTCCTCTCCCTGGTCTCCTCTtacctcctcctcaccctgctgatCCCCTTCTTCATTGTATCCCTCCTCATGGGTTTACACTGGGTCTTCGGCATGGCCATGTGCAAGCTTCTCAACACCTGCATCTCTGTGGGCATGTTCACCTCCGTCTTCCTTCTCACCCTCATCAGCTTGGACCGCTACATCCTCACTCATCATCCCATCTGGTCCCGGAATCACCGTACTGTGCCCCGTGCTGGGAAGCTGGTTGTGGGTGTGTGGCTGGCCTCCTTCTGTCTCAGCACTCCCTACCTGGCTTTCCGGGAGACCCAGGTTGTGGATGGAGACAGGATCATCTGCATCAATAATTACACCCTCTCCAGAGACTGGAATGGAGCCGAGATGGAGGACCTGGGCAGACGGGTCCACCTGACCATCTTCATGGTCCGGTTCCTGCtgggcttcctgctgcccttcTGCACCATTGCGGGATGCTATGTCTGCATTGGGCTGAAGATGAAGGAGAAGAAGCTGGCGTGGGTGGGGAAGCCCTTCAAAGTCATGGTGACCGCGGTGGTTTCCTTCTTCCTTGGCTGGCTGCCCTACCACCTCTACCACGGCTTGAAGCTCTACAAGAAGGAGGTGCCAGAGTCGGTGATGGGTGCCCTCTTTGTCATTTATATCTTCACATCCTGTTTCAATGCCTGCTTCACCCCCATCCTCTACCTGTTTGTGGGGGAGAAGTTCTGGCAGGTCTTCAGGACGTCTCTTCTCACTCTGGTCAAAGCGGCTTTTGTCGATGATCTCGGAAGCAGTGCCCCTGAGTATAGTGGAAGACAAGAGAACACAAAACAGGAGATGGCCTGA